A section of the Campylobacter lanienae NCTC 13004 genome encodes:
- a CDS encoding menaquinone biosynthesis family protein translates to MKNISVAHSPDADDIFMYSAINLGWVGSEILRFSSKADDIETLNKSALRGEFDASAISFGLYPFIWQDYALLRTAVSFGNGYGPKLIKKKGVNLKPNFKVALSGEYTTNALLFKIAYPNARVIYKNFLDIESAVLSGEVDAGVLIHESILEFSSELCVEREIWDIWCELRGDESLPLPLGGMAIRRSLPLTDAIECEKILTKAVKIAYDNKNLLSKMLLERNLVRVDDKKLEIYLNLYANDSSINMDETQIKALNRLFEIGFERGFYSALIKAEPNFIPSEYLKSRIS, encoded by the coding sequence TTGAAAAATATAAGCGTAGCTCACTCGCCTGATGCGGATGATATATTTATGTATAGTGCGATAAATTTGGGCTGGGTTGGTAGTGAAATTTTGCGTTTTAGCTCTAAAGCTGATGATATAGAAACGCTTAATAAAAGTGCTTTAAGGGGTGAATTTGACGCTAGTGCGATTAGCTTTGGGCTATATCCATTTATATGGCAAGATTATGCGCTTTTGCGGACTGCTGTGAGCTTTGGTAATGGATATGGCCCAAAACTGATAAAGAAAAAAGGGGTTAATTTAAAGCCAAATTTCAAGGTTGCTTTGAGCGGCGAATATACCACAAATGCGCTTTTATTTAAAATAGCTTATCCAAATGCTAGGGTGATTTATAAAAATTTTTTGGATATTGAGAGTGCTGTTTTAAGCGGAGAAGTCGATGCTGGGGTGCTGATACATGAGAGCATTTTGGAATTTAGTAGTGAGCTATGCGTGGAGCGTGAAATTTGGGATATTTGGTGCGAGCTTAGGGGAGATGAGAGCTTGCCTCTGCCACTTGGCGGAATGGCGATTAGAAGAAGTCTTCCGCTAACTGATGCGATAGAGTGCGAAAAAATCTTAACCAAAGCTGTTAAAATCGCATATGATAATAAAAATTTGCTCTCTAAAATGCTTTTAGAGCGAAACTTAGTCCGTGTCGATGATAAAAAGCTTGAAATTTATCTAAATTTATACGCAAATGATAGCTCTATAAATATGGATGAAACACAGATAAAAGCCTTAAATAGGCTATTTGAGATTGGTTTTGAGCGTGGATTTTATAGTGCTTTGATAAAAGCTGAGCCAAACTTCATCCCTAGTGAGTATCTAAAAAGTAGGATAAGCTAA
- a CDS encoding NFACT RNA binding domain-containing protein, whose amino-acid sequence MKYKILTQISEFLSKFNKISTIKRVGDLMIAIKFDGNYELIFDLNKSHSSIYKSDQIQIKEYKAPFDILLKKRLNSAKILSIKTLPNNRILAIKATLSGSYKEITTTIYLEFTGRFTNAIICDENGVILEALHHFDNDTRSIKVGKILTPLDEFEIREKPSEIIENFDNYFIDEFHKITLQNLNQIKANKIANLDRKIELLNSNLATLETKENLENRAKELNKIANLIISNLHNLNDYDRKLNLIDYDGNSINFTIDTQPKIAANELFKTSKKLRQKANNIEIQKENLITKLEFLNSLKNAINSSNDMSEIEILSPKKQNQKNENKFSDLVENFYINGYKISLGKSQKGNEFLLKNAKKDDFWFHLKDRPSAHIIVKSNKQNLSDEVILFAARICVKFSTKSAGVYEVDFTKRQNLKIQNGAFVNYTNYKTIAIQI is encoded by the coding sequence ATGAAATATAAAATTTTAACCCAAATATCAGAGTTTTTGTCAAAATTTAATAAAATTTCAACCATAAAAAGAGTTGGCGATTTGATGATTGCTATTAAATTTGATGGTAATTATGAGCTTATATTTGATTTAAATAAATCCCACTCATCCATCTATAAAAGCGATCAAATTCAGATAAAAGAGTATAAAGCACCCTTTGATATCTTGCTTAAAAAACGGCTAAATTCGGCCAAAATCCTAAGCATAAAAACCCTACCAAACAATAGAATACTCGCTATCAAAGCAACTCTTAGTGGCTCGTATAAAGAGATTACTACTACTATTTATTTGGAATTTACAGGGCGATTTACCAATGCGATAATTTGTGATGAAAATGGAGTGATATTAGAGGCGTTACACCACTTTGATAACGATACAAGAAGCATAAAAGTCGGTAAAATTTTAACCCCGCTTGATGAGTTTGAGATAAGAGAGAAGCCAAGTGAGATTATAGAGAATTTTGATAACTATTTTATAGATGAATTTCACAAAATCACACTTCAAAATCTCAATCAAATAAAAGCAAATAAAATAGCAAATTTAGATAGAAAAATCGAGCTTTTAAATAGCAATTTAGCCACCTTAGAAACTAAAGAAAATTTAGAAAATAGAGCCAAAGAGCTAAACAAAATAGCAAATTTAATAATATCAAATTTACATAATTTAAATGATTATGATCGCAAGCTAAATCTCATAGATTATGATGGAAATAGCATAAATTTCACTATCGATACCCAACCCAAAATAGCTGCTAATGAGCTATTTAAAACTAGCAAAAAATTGAGACAAAAAGCAAATAATATTGAAATTCAAAAAGAGAATTTGATAACCAAATTAGAGTTTTTAAACTCCTTAAAAAATGCGATAAACTCAAGCAATGATATGAGTGAAATAGAGATTTTATCACCTAAAAAACAAAACCAAAAAAATGAAAATAAATTTAGCGATTTGGTAGAAAATTTCTATATCAATGGCTACAAAATCAGTCTTGGAAAAAGCCAAAAAGGAAATGAATTTTTGCTTAAAAATGCCAAAAAAGATGACTTTTGGTTTCATCTAAAAGACCGCCCAAGCGCTCACATAATTGTCAAATCAAACAAACAAAACTTAAGCGATGAAGTGATATTATTCGCAGCTAGAATTTGTGTGAAATTTAGCACCAAATCAGCTGGAGTTTATGAGGTCGATTTCACCAAAAGGCAAAATCTCAAAATCCAAAATGGAGCCTTTGTAAATTATACAAATTACAAAACTATAGCAATTCAAATTTAA
- the mobA gene encoding molybdenum cofactor guanylyltransferase, whose amino-acid sequence MKNALILAGGKSSRMGVDKTTLEFGGFASITHFLFFRLNAIFDEVKVAAKGEKFRPPLPVLVDDFAEFAPIFVIANLDKYYNDPVFIIAADTPLIEAKTIYELSNSNSLVTLASDGEHLHYLCGFYHPKIAPVARQMIQNGDLRLSNLAKRSEFKSIKFENSKQFFNINTKDDYEKAKLYSSNFI is encoded by the coding sequence GTGAAAAATGCTCTGATACTAGCAGGGGGCAAAAGCTCTAGAATGGGCGTGGATAAGACTACGCTAGAGTTTGGTGGTTTTGCTAGTATTACACATTTTTTGTTTTTTAGATTAAATGCTATTTTTGATGAGGTTAAGGTGGCGGCCAAGGGTGAGAAATTTAGGCCGCCTTTGCCTGTTTTGGTAGATGATTTTGCGGAGTTTGCACCGATTTTTGTGATAGCAAATTTGGATAAATACTATAATGATCCAGTATTTATAATAGCAGCTGACACGCCTTTGATAGAGGCTAAAACAATATATGAGTTATCAAATTCAAATAGCCTAGTAACCTTAGCTAGTGATGGGGAGCATCTACACTATTTATGCGGATTTTATCACCCTAAAATTGCCCCAGTGGCTAGGCAGATGATCCAAAATGGGGATTTGAGGCTATCAAATTTAGCTAAAAGATCTGAATTTAAGAGTATTAAATTTGAAAATTCTAAGCAATTTTTTAATATAAATACCAAAGATGATTATGAAAAAGCTAAGCTTTATAGCTCTAATTTTATTTAA
- the leuC gene encoding 3-isopropylmalate dehydratase large subunit: MKQTITEKIFSEHVGKEVFAGQIVESNIDMVIGNDITTPISIKAFKESGAKKLANPKGFAIVMDHYIPAKDIMSANQAKISRDFAYEHDLPNFFDEKDMGIEHALIPEKGLVVPGDVIIGADSHTCTHGAIGAFSTGMGSTDLAYAMITGKNWFKVPSTIKVEFIGKPAEHIYGKDLILEVIRQIGVDGALYKALEFTGDGIGYLDMDSRFSLCNMAIEAGGKSGIIAVDDITREFLSKVNLRSEPKIHYSDDGANYEKIIRIDVSKLEPVIAYPFLPSNGKSVSQAVKDDIKIDQAFIGSCTNGRLSDLRIAAKILKGKKVAKHTRLIITPATQKIALAAQKEGLMDIFVETGAVVSNPTCGACLGGYMGILGAGERCISTTNRNFVGRMGDRTSEVYLANSAVAAASAIAGKIVDPRDI; encoded by the coding sequence ATGAAACAGACAATAACAGAAAAAATTTTTAGCGAACATGTAGGCAAAGAGGTTTTTGCAGGGCAGATAGTAGAGAGCAATATAGATATGGTTATAGGCAACGATATTACCACGCCAATTTCTATAAAAGCCTTCAAAGAGAGCGGTGCTAAAAAACTTGCCAACCCAAAAGGATTTGCGATAGTAATGGATCATTATATCCCAGCAAAGGATATAATGAGCGCAAATCAAGCTAAGATTAGTAGGGATTTTGCCTATGAGCATGATTTGCCAAATTTCTTTGATGAGAAGGATATGGGTATAGAGCACGCTTTGATACCTGAAAAAGGCCTTGTAGTCCCAGGCGATGTGATTATAGGCGCTGACTCTCATACCTGTACTCATGGTGCGATCGGTGCTTTTAGTACAGGAATGGGAAGCACAGATTTAGCATATGCGATGATAACAGGCAAAAACTGGTTTAAGGTGCCTTCTACAATCAAAGTTGAGTTTATCGGTAAGCCAGCAGAGCATATATATGGTAAGGATCTGATACTAGAAGTTATCCGCCAAATAGGCGTGGATGGGGCTTTGTATAAGGCACTTGAATTCACAGGTGATGGGATAGGATATCTAGATATGGATAGTAGATTTAGCCTTTGTAATATGGCTATTGAAGCCGGTGGTAAAAGTGGTATAATCGCAGTTGATGATATCACTAGAGAGTTTTTGAGCAAGGTAAATTTAAGAAGTGAGCCAAAAATTCATTATAGTGATGATGGGGCAAACTATGAAAAAATCATAAGAATAGATGTTAGCAAGCTAGAGCCAGTCATAGCATATCCATTTTTGCCAAGTAATGGCAAAAGCGTAAGCCAAGCCGTTAAAGATGATATCAAGATAGATCAAGCCTTCATCGGTAGCTGTACAAATGGCCGTTTGAGTGATTTACGCATCGCAGCAAAAATCCTAAAAGGCAAAAAGGTAGCAAAACACACAAGACTTATAATCACCCCCGCAACGCAAAAAATCGCCCTAGCAGCACAAAAAGAGGGTTTAATGGATATATTTGTAGAAACTGGAGCAGTAGTTAGCAATCCTACTTGTGGGGCTTGTCTTGGCGGATATATGGGGATTTTGGGTGCTGGTGAGAGATGTATCAGCACGACAAATAGAAACTTTGTAGGCAGAATGGGCGATAGGACTAGTGAGGTCTATCTAGCCAATTCAGCCGTAGCAGCAGCAAGTGCAATAGCCGGTAAAATCGTAGATCCTAGAGATATATAA
- the dapF gene encoding diaminopimelate epimerase, whose translation MQISKYNASGNDFIIIQAIENSKFLSLDRSALALKLCDRFSGVGADGLIIIKGSKGGSDFAWEFYNSDGSVAAMCGNGSRAAALYAYKNQICNNICSFETGAGIITAKIGNDMVEVSLSEPKKLSEPFNEMGFEWSFYDTGVPHLVSFVDDLAKFDLEICKAMRKKYNANVNYAKFDDEKLLVRTFERGVENETNACGTGMAAAFFTGFERFGLGDKIAVIPKSKEILSLRFDGARIHFGGRVSHIFDTAIY comes from the coding sequence ATGCAAATTTCCAAATATAACGCAAGTGGCAATGACTTTATAATCATTCAAGCTATTGAAAATTCCAAATTTTTAAGCCTAGATAGATCGGCTCTGGCTCTTAAATTGTGCGATAGATTTAGCGGTGTTGGGGCTGATGGGTTAATCATCATTAAAGGCTCTAAAGGGGGTAGCGATTTTGCTTGGGAGTTTTATAATAGTGATGGGAGCGTGGCTGCGATGTGTGGCAATGGTAGTCGTGCGGCTGCTTTATATGCGTATAAAAATCAAATTTGTAATAATATTTGTAGCTTTGAAACTGGCGCTGGGATAATCACTGCTAAAATAGGTAATGATATGGTAGAAGTGAGCCTAAGTGAGCCAAAAAAACTAAGTGAGCCATTTAATGAGATGGGATTTGAGTGGAGCTTTTATGATACTGGGGTGCCGCATTTAGTGAGCTTTGTAGATGATTTGGCTAAATTTGATTTAGAGATTTGTAAGGCAATGCGTAAAAAGTATAATGCAAATGTAAATTATGCTAAATTTGATGATGAAAAGCTCTTAGTTAGGACTTTTGAGCGTGGTGTGGAGAATGAGACTAATGCTTGTGGCACTGGGATGGCGGCGGCGTTTTTTACTGGGTTTGAGAGATTTGGCCTGGGGGATAAAATAGCTGTAATCCCTAAAAGCAAGGAGATTTTAAGCCTTAGATTTGATGGGGCTAGAATACATTTTGGTGGTAGGGTAAGCCATATTTTTGATACGGCGATATATTAG
- a CDS encoding molybdopterin synthase catalytic subunit, with the protein MELYDGALDANEITSRWYNDNRLKNYGAIISFVGVVRDEGGIDGLSFDLYEPILKAWFDRWQEIAKSQNAIILMAHSKGDVAIHKSSFIAGVCSPKRNVALKLINEFVEDFKANAPIWKYDLVGDERIYALDRSQKLPNAGILA; encoded by the coding sequence ATGGAGCTATATGATGGCGCTTTAGATGCTAATGAGATCACAAGTCGCTGGTATAATGATAATAGGCTAAAAAATTATGGCGCCATTATAAGCTTTGTAGGCGTGGTGCGTGATGAGGGCGGTATAGATGGGCTTAGCTTTGATCTATATGAGCCGATTTTAAAAGCGTGGTTTGATCGTTGGCAAGAAATAGCAAAATCCCAAAATGCCATAATCTTAATGGCTCATAGCAAAGGCGATGTAGCGATCCATAAATCAAGCTTTATAGCTGGGGTTTGTAGCCCAAAAAGAAATGTTGCTTTAAAGCTTATAAATGAATTTGTAGAAGATTTTAAGGCTAATGCGCCGATATGGAAGTATGATTTGGTAGGGGATGAGCGAATTTATGCTCTTGATAGAAGCCAAAAATTGCCAAATGCTGGCATTTTGGCCTAA
- a CDS encoding UDP-N-acetylmuramate dehydrogenase, with the protein MKIDFSKYSSVKIGGIFEVELIDETIEFDGVMIGGANNILISPNPPKMGILGSKFDYIKLENGVLKIGAKTSSAKIYKFTKDNNLGGFEFIKKIPGTLGGLITMNAGVKEYEIGARLKSISTSKGIKHRNECGFGYRRSNIDGVIFEASFDIKGEFDNELSNYLNQKRSNQPKGASFGSCFANPSGDHAGRLIEAAGLKGFRIGGCGFSEIHANFLINYGGGSFEDALNLINLAKERVYELFGIRLRCEVVIL; encoded by the coding sequence ATGAAGATTGATTTTAGCAAGTATAGCTCTGTGAAAATCGGCGGAATTTTTGAAGTTGAGCTTATAGATGAGACTATCGAGTTTGATGGAGTGATGATAGGTGGAGCAAATAATATTTTAATATCGCCAAATCCGCCTAAAATGGGGATATTAGGCTCTAAATTTGACTATATAAAGCTTGAAAATGGAGTATTAAAAATCGGCGCTAAAACAAGTAGCGCAAAAATATATAAATTCACCAAAGATAATAATCTAGGTGGCTTTGAGTTTATCAAGAAAATCCCCGGAACGCTTGGGGGATTAATCACCATGAATGCTGGAGTCAAAGAGTATGAGATAGGTGCGAGATTAAAATCCATATCCACTTCAAAAGGGATCAAGCATCGCAATGAGTGCGGATTTGGCTATAGGCGCTCAAATATCGATGGCGTGATATTTGAAGCGAGTTTTGATATTAAGGGTGAGTTTGATAATGAGCTAAGTAATTATCTAAACCAAAAAAGATCTAATCAACCAAAGGGCGCTAGCTTTGGCTCATGCTTTGCTAATCCAAGTGGCGATCACGCCGGTAGGCTCATAGAGGCTGCGGGATTAAAGGGATTTAGAATCGGCGGATGTGGATTTAGCGAGATTCACGCTAATTTTTTGATAAATTATGGTGGTGGGAGCTTTGAAGATGCCTTAAATCTTATAAATTTAGCCAAAGAGCGAGTTTATGAGCTTTTTGGGATTAGATTAAGGTGTGAGGTCGTTATCTTATAA
- the fliQ gene encoding flagellar biosynthesis protein FliQ: MQGDLIGLGVETFKLALLISLPMLMAGLIAGLLISIFQATTQINEMTLSFVPKIILVVIVIIFLMPWMMSQMIDFTERILNMIPTFIQ; the protein is encoded by the coding sequence ATGCAAGGCGATCTAATCGGTCTTGGGGTTGAGACCTTTAAACTAGCTTTATTAATCAGCCTTCCGATGCTAATGGCTGGGCTAATCGCTGGGCTATTAATTAGCATATTTCAAGCTACAACGCAGATAAATGAGATGACGCTAAGCTTTGTCCCTAAGATAATTTTGGTCGTTATAGTGATTATATTTTTAATGCCTTGGATGATGAGCCAGATGATTGATTTTACGGAGCGAATTTTAAATATGATACCGACTTTTATACAATGA
- a CDS encoding MoaD/ThiS family protein: protein MVKVEFLGPIGVDAMELDAKNLAELKEILSQNTQISKWLELCAVSLNDEIVNDINQELKTGDKISILPPVCGG, encoded by the coding sequence ATGGTAAAAGTGGAATTCCTAGGGCCAATTGGCGTTGATGCGATGGAGCTAGATGCTAAAAATTTAGCTGAGTTAAAAGAAATTTTATCTCAAAATACTCAAATTTCAAAGTGGCTAGAGCTCTGCGCTGTATCCCTAAATGATGAGATAGTAAATGATATCAATCAAGAGCTAAAAACCGGCGATAAAATCTCGATTTTACCACCGGTTTGTGGGGGTTAA
- a CDS encoding AI-2E family transporter, with protein MRFNLVEVASFVIIISGLSLASSIVVPFLLAVFIAIIVYPILEMMSKIHINRFFAFIILIGICGSGLWFLGNVIAGAIVQFSTDLPLYKAKIDIFIDNLIIYAKDQADIDISNNLLSFINLDKLIITTSNLLLQTGSLVTQSFLVFLLLAFILFESQIFKQKVEYFAIKDPSALHIANTFISNLKRYLAIKTISSIATGVIVWGFLILFDVPHALLWAVLAFILNYIPTIGSIIAAIPALLVSLAVNDISTTLWLTLIYLVVNISIGNFIEPRFLGKGLGISTLVVILSLLFWGFIFGIGGMFLAVPLTMSIKIALDANPRTKFISILLSN; from the coding sequence TTGAGATTTAATCTAGTTGAAGTGGCTAGTTTTGTGATTATCATCAGCGGGCTAAGTCTAGCTAGTTCTATCGTGGTGCCGTTTTTGCTCGCTGTTTTTATCGCTATTATTGTCTATCCGATTTTGGAGATGATGAGCAAAATTCATATTAATCGCTTTTTTGCTTTTATAATTTTAATTGGAATTTGTGGTAGTGGGCTTTGGTTTTTAGGCAATGTTATAGCTGGGGCGATTGTGCAATTTAGCACCGATTTGCCACTATATAAGGCCAAAATCGATATCTTTATAGATAACCTTATAATCTATGCTAAAGATCAAGCAGATATCGATATAAGCAACAATCTATTAAGCTTTATCAACCTTGACAAGCTCATTATCACAACCTCAAATTTACTTCTTCAAACAGGAAGCTTAGTCACGCAATCATTTTTGGTCTTTTTGCTTTTAGCATTTATACTATTTGAATCTCAAATTTTTAAACAAAAGGTGGAGTATTTTGCTATCAAAGACCCATCAGCGCTACATATCGCAAATACTTTTATATCAAATTTAAAACGATATCTCGCTATCAAAACTATCTCATCCATCGCTACTGGTGTGATAGTGTGGGGGTTTTTGATTCTTTTTGATGTGCCTCACGCCTTGCTTTGGGCGGTTTTGGCTTTTATCTTAAACTATATCCCAACAATCGGCTCTATCATAGCAGCGATTCCAGCGCTATTGGTTAGCTTAGCTGTCAATGATATAAGTACGACTTTATGGCTAACGCTAATCTATTTAGTAGTCAATATCTCTATTGGGAATTTCATAGAGCCTAGATTTTTAGGCAAGGGGCTTGGGATATCAACGCTTGTTGTGATTTTGAGCCTCTTATTTTGGGGATTTATCTTTGGAATCGGCGGGATGTTTTTAGCCGTGCCGCTAACTATGAGTATCAAAATCGCCCTAGACGCCAACCCTAGAACTAAATTTATATCAATTTTATTAAGCAATTAG
- a CDS encoding phospholipase A — protein sequence MKKLSFIALILFNFAFGADKLYQKALEFESKGDMENALKYYKLAAQKSLNINNEPKSQDLTADFQQKPSDEMAQDSELFWGISTYDINYFMPLSYSSPNSFKKDISSQFQISLKKLIFDDILGFNEKYYFAYTQISWWDLYADSAPFYETNYRPELFVEFPLKYRNLINLKFGFLHDSNGKDDELSRSWNRLYIASEFEFDKLTITPRLFQRIPDNKDDNPNIQNYKGRGDINLKYNMDNGAIFQAVFTNNLKFDKTNKSSLELGYLYPIKNGFYLYLSGFSGYSKSLQSYDRYQNSINLGIAFIR from the coding sequence ATGAAAAAGCTAAGCTTTATAGCTCTAATTTTATTTAATTTTGCTTTTGGAGCTGATAAGCTATATCAAAAAGCACTTGAATTCGAATCTAAGGGCGATATGGAAAATGCGCTTAAATATTACAAGCTCGCAGCCCAAAAATCACTAAATATAAATAATGAACCAAAATCGCAAGATTTAACCGCCGATTTTCAGCAAAAACCAAGCGATGAAATGGCTCAAGATAGTGAGCTATTTTGGGGGATTAGCACTTATGATATTAACTACTTTATGCCGTTATCATATTCTAGTCCAAATAGCTTTAAAAAGGATATTTCAAGCCAATTCCAAATAAGCTTGAAAAAGCTGATTTTTGATGATATTTTGGGATTTAATGAGAAGTATTATTTTGCTTATACACAAATTTCGTGGTGGGATTTGTATGCGGATTCGGCGCCATTTTATGAGACGAATTATCGGCCAGAGTTGTTTGTAGAATTTCCGCTTAAATACCGAAATTTAATTAATCTTAAATTTGGCTTTTTACACGATTCTAATGGCAAAGATGATGAGTTGTCAAGATCATGGAATAGGCTATATATCGCTAGTGAGTTTGAGTTTGATAAACTTACTATCACCCCAAGATTATTCCAAAGAATCCCCGATAACAAAGATGATAACCCAAATATCCAAAATTACAAAGGCAGAGGCGATATAAATTTAAAATACAATATGGATAATGGTGCGATTTTTCAAGCAGTTTTTACAAATAATCTTAAATTTGACAAAACCAATAAAAGCTCATTAGAATTAGGCTATTTATACCCTATCAAAAATGGATTTTATCTATATCTATCTGGATTTAGCGGTTATTCTAAGAGCCTTCAAAGCTATGATAGATACCAAAACTCTATAAATTTAGGTATAGCCTTTATAAGATAA
- the aspA gene encoding aspartate ammonia-lyase, whose protein sequence is MGTRKEHDFIGELEISDDVYYGVQTFRAVENFNISHDRLKNFPRFVRAITRVKKAAAMANRELGLLDQEKEGAIIAACDKILAGGYYDQFVVDMIQGGAGTSTNMNANEVIANIALEHLGHKKGEYQYLHPNDHVNLSQSTNDAYPTALHLALHDYLTDLATAMEYLKKAYERKAEEFKNVLKMGRTQLQDAVPMTLGREFKTFAVMIGEDIERILEVRKLVLEVNLGGTAIGTGINSHPDYPKVVEKKLREVTGHEYKVAEDLIEATQDTGVYVQISGVLKRVATKLSKVCNDLRLLSSGPKCGLNEINLPKMQPGSSIMPGKVNPVIPEVVNQVCYSVIGSDVTVTFACEGGQLQLNVFEPVVAYSLFNSIIMLEKAMKTLADKCIDGITANEKICSDFVYNSIGIVTAFNPYIGYEKSASIAKEALQTGKSVADICLERGYLTKEEIDKILTPANMLNPHMGEK, encoded by the coding sequence ATGGGTACAAGAAAAGAGCACGATTTTATCGGCGAATTAGAAATTAGCGATGATGTTTATTACGGCGTCCAAACATTTAGAGCCGTTGAAAACTTCAACATATCTCATGACAGATTAAAAAACTTCCCTAGATTTGTGCGCGCTATCACAAGAGTTAAAAAAGCAGCCGCAATGGCAAACCGAGAATTAGGCCTTTTGGATCAAGAAAAAGAAGGCGCTATCATCGCAGCTTGCGACAAAATTCTAGCTGGTGGATACTATGATCAATTTGTAGTAGATATGATCCAAGGTGGTGCTGGTACTTCAACCAACATGAACGCAAACGAAGTTATAGCCAATATCGCTTTAGAGCATTTAGGCCACAAAAAAGGTGAATATCAATATCTTCATCCAAATGATCATGTAAATTTAAGCCAAAGCACCAATGACGCTTATCCAACAGCACTTCACCTAGCACTTCACGACTATTTGACAGATTTAGCCACAGCTATGGAGTATCTCAAAAAAGCTTACGAGAGAAAAGCTGAAGAATTTAAAAATGTATTAAAAATGGGTAGAACTCAACTTCAAGATGCGGTGCCTATGACTTTAGGGCGTGAGTTTAAAACATTTGCCGTAATGATAGGCGAAGATATCGAGAGAATTCTAGAAGTTAGAAAACTTGTATTAGAAGTCAATTTAGGCGGTACCGCTATCGGTACAGGTATCAACTCTCACCCAGATTATCCAAAAGTAGTAGAGAAAAAATTAAGAGAAGTTACAGGTCATGAGTATAAAGTAGCTGAAGACTTAATAGAAGCTACACAAGATACAGGCGTATATGTCCAAATTTCTGGTGTTTTAAAAAGGGTAGCTACTAAATTATCAAAAGTTTGTAATGACTTAAGACTTCTAAGCTCAGGTCCAAAATGTGGCTTAAATGAGATAAATTTACCAAAAATGCAACCAGGTAGCTCTATCATGCCAGGCAAGGTAAATCCTGTAATCCCTGAAGTGGTAAATCAAGTTTGCTACTCTGTAATCGGCTCTGATGTTACTGTTACATTCGCTTGCGAAGGTGGTCAATTACAATTAAATGTCTTTGAACCAGTTGTAGCATATAGTCTATTTAACTCAATTATCATGCTTGAAAAAGCCATGAAAACTCTAGCTGACAAATGTATAGATGGAATTACAGCTAATGAGAAAATTTGTAGCGATTTTGTCTATAACTCTATTGGTATTGTTACAGCTTTCAACCCATATATCGGCTACGAAAAATCAGCTAGCATAGCCAAAGAAGCCCTACAAACAGGCAAAAGCGTAGCAGATATCTGCTTAGAGCGTGGCTATCTAACCAAAGAAGAGATTGATAAAATCTTAACACCTGCTAATATGCTTAACCCACATATGGGCGAAAAATAA